Proteins from one Rubripirellula tenax genomic window:
- a CDS encoding DUF1559 domain-containing protein yields MVRVMRRRSQSGFTLVELLVVIAIIGVLVGLLLPAVQAAREAARRMSCSNNFKQIGLGLHNYHSAYNQLPAQCAGPHVAGLAYTADSVIAANNKLSFLVGITPFIEQQAIWEQISNPGGIGLALNGSLTGLFAAMGPSPDTDPGANNNGGRNYTPWFNEIQTLRCPSDPGVGLPAQGRTNYAGCLGDAIDKTHEGAGVQQANGVWPLNQAAAEQARASCRGVFIPYQGTKFRDILDGLSNTLACAEIATNLGDRDVRTDPVVNTGVRNRSGQAAELGNLLACDVSIDPLRPTFWVAGVDTLSMNAAGTETWRSRSARGYMWAYGGPVTTGFNTTRPPNKATCLGWRGLRETGALPPSSYHQGGCHVLFADGAVKFITDSIEAGNQSSGPVRLSNTSPAPVPGAQSPYGLWGSLGTRASKEVIQEEL; encoded by the coding sequence ATGGTAAGAGTTATGCGCCGCCGCTCGCAAAGCGGTTTTACCCTGGTCGAATTGTTGGTCGTCATTGCGATCATCGGCGTCTTGGTAGGTCTCTTGTTGCCGGCTGTTCAGGCCGCACGCGAAGCAGCCCGTCGTATGAGCTGCAGCAATAATTTCAAGCAAATTGGGCTTGGTCTTCACAACTATCACTCGGCCTACAATCAGCTTCCGGCCCAGTGCGCCGGTCCGCACGTTGCTGGCCTCGCTTACACGGCCGACAGCGTGATTGCGGCAAACAACAAGCTAAGTTTCTTGGTTGGCATCACACCGTTCATCGAGCAACAAGCGATCTGGGAACAGATTTCCAACCCGGGCGGCATTGGCTTGGCACTCAACGGATCATTGACCGGCTTGTTCGCCGCAATGGGACCGTCGCCCGACACCGACCCCGGTGCCAACAACAACGGTGGCCGCAACTACACGCCTTGGTTCAACGAGATCCAAACACTTCGTTGCCCAAGTGATCCGGGGGTTGGTCTTCCCGCACAAGGGCGTACGAACTACGCCGGTTGTTTGGGGGACGCGATCGACAAGACGCACGAAGGCGCCGGCGTTCAACAAGCCAACGGCGTTTGGCCACTGAACCAAGCGGCTGCGGAACAAGCGCGTGCATCGTGCCGTGGCGTCTTCATTCCTTATCAAGGGACAAAGTTCCGCGACATTCTTGACGGATTGTCGAACACTTTGGCTTGTGCAGAAATCGCAACGAACCTGGGTGACCGCGACGTCCGAACGGACCCCGTCGTCAACACTGGTGTTCGCAACCGAAGCGGTCAAGCGGCTGAGCTCGGAAACCTGCTCGCTTGTGATGTCAGCATTGACCCACTTCGACCCACTTTTTGGGTTGCAGGTGTGGACACCCTTTCGATGAACGCAGCCGGCACCGAGACTTGGCGTTCACGCAGCGCTCGCGGTTACATGTGGGCCTACGGCGGTCCGGTAACGACTGGCTTCAACACGACGCGCCCACCGAACAAAGCAACTTGCTTGGGTTGGCGTGGACTTCGCGAAACCGGTGCATTGCCTCCTTCTAGCTACCACCAAGGTGGCTGTCACGTTCTGTTCGCCGATGGCGCCGTGAAGTTCATTACCGACTCGATCGAAGCCGGCAACCAAAGCTCGGGTCCCGTTCGGTTGAGCAACACGTCACCCGCTCCGGTACCCGGTGCTCAAAGTCCATATGGATTGTGGGGTTCCTTGGGTACACGTGCCAGCAAAGAAGTCATCCAAGAAGAACTGTAG
- a CDS encoding FG-GAP-like repeat-containing protein, translating to MRTPKFSVPILIGFGLILGILGCSQTPLEKPTNDALTSNPRSSDPRSSDIAPEPIEQLASIDDLIRTSEQSLADGRFEDARTSLRRGLLLDPEGSRLRFLFAQAEAGTGNLDGAIEILGSIDPNDPEFGIASLGQSAQWLAAAGRAAEARIQYEKALEMAPEVEFLRHQYAAFLNFVGWRYRARDVLEPLVTAGNASAAELRSLLDVSNSYAATQASSMSTPEHREGPLSESLGRLSRRQPRIAVDILTAMLDQGLMKRESTTEAAIAAGFAELQQFDEMSKWLSTSSSAVIDNPLFWRAIGDQRLFDGKVDQAVACYLKSIQADCTNPIVYERLTSAMLRLGDNDAAKRIDRHRDLLLSISPIAETLVTQPQTDDGLVIELASKLERVGQPIQAAAWLSWFRSEHPSLIRGSWWEDEIERLRRTDGDVTQAKRFVGLAIDGYPLPSAPSLLADEVDGTTRPESPTDSSSIDSERTVATMVDVAAARGLIHEYLNADPKRSTNFRIFEGLGGGIAAFDFDRDGQVDFYCCQGGCEPPDGKSNASDQFFRNVDGKFRDTTEAASLVDRNYTQCVTTGDINQDGFDDVIVGNLGLNRMLINQGDGTFHDVSETVGWTNPSSNHYTMGLAVADVTGDAIPDVVEVNYVNSPSMYQPSPIGPDGGLIKIPGPLNFPAEVDRVWIQEGRGTFQSRELGEESQRSGNGDAAQFGDAANPGLGLIVSNFDNDAANEIFVANDARPNQLWKQRGNASQVRFDDVAVARGCAVSSRGEACACMGVGWADFDRNGSPDMMVTNWFDEWLNYYQGDSQGNFHDTAPRFGLDRLSENLLGFGCQAIDFDNDAAVDVFVANGHIDQVAGAETAMAMPAQLIENLGDRFLLAEQSDETYWRENHLGRAAIATDFNRDGRLDIAVVDLLAPVALLENQTKTDNHWIQIVLVGVASERGAIGARVEVSHQGNRQVAVTATGDGYQSRNDAVIVFGLGANGDAVDVQVKWPSGKISTLPSLRSDTRFLVVEDQSEAWVDRLD from the coding sequence ATGCGAACCCCCAAGTTTTCGGTGCCCATTCTGATCGGATTCGGATTGATCCTGGGGATTCTCGGTTGTTCACAAACGCCGCTCGAAAAGCCCACAAACGACGCTTTGACGTCGAACCCAAGATCGTCGGACCCACGTTCGTCAGACATCGCGCCGGAACCGATCGAACAATTGGCGTCAATCGATGACCTGATCCGAACGTCCGAACAGTCGTTGGCCGACGGACGCTTTGAAGATGCCCGAACGTCGCTGCGACGTGGCCTGTTGCTCGATCCGGAAGGCTCGCGACTTCGGTTCCTGTTCGCCCAGGCGGAAGCTGGCACGGGAAACCTGGACGGTGCGATCGAGATTCTGGGTTCAATCGACCCGAACGACCCCGAGTTCGGAATCGCGTCGCTGGGCCAATCGGCGCAGTGGTTAGCGGCGGCGGGCCGTGCTGCCGAGGCCAGGATTCAGTACGAGAAAGCGCTGGAAATGGCGCCCGAAGTCGAGTTTCTGCGTCATCAGTATGCGGCGTTTCTGAACTTCGTCGGCTGGCGTTATCGAGCACGCGACGTTCTCGAACCCCTTGTGACTGCGGGAAATGCGAGTGCGGCCGAACTTCGATCGTTGTTGGATGTGTCGAACTCCTATGCCGCCACCCAAGCCAGCAGCATGAGCACGCCGGAGCACCGCGAGGGACCGCTAAGCGAATCGCTCGGACGACTGAGTCGTCGCCAGCCTCGAATCGCCGTGGATATTTTGACAGCGATGTTGGATCAGGGTTTGATGAAACGTGAGTCGACGACGGAAGCTGCGATCGCGGCCGGGTTCGCCGAGCTTCAACAGTTCGACGAAATGTCAAAGTGGTTGTCCACATCATCGTCGGCCGTGATCGACAACCCGCTGTTTTGGCGAGCGATCGGCGACCAACGCTTGTTCGATGGCAAAGTGGATCAAGCCGTTGCTTGTTACTTGAAATCCATTCAGGCGGATTGCACCAACCCGATCGTTTACGAACGCTTGACCTCGGCGATGCTTCGCTTGGGCGACAACGACGCGGCCAAACGCATTGACCGTCATCGAGACCTGTTGTTGTCGATCTCGCCGATCGCCGAAACGCTGGTAACACAGCCACAGACCGACGATGGACTTGTGATCGAGTTGGCGTCGAAGTTGGAACGTGTCGGCCAGCCGATCCAAGCGGCCGCATGGCTGTCCTGGTTTCGCAGCGAGCATCCGTCTTTGATTCGAGGATCCTGGTGGGAAGATGAAATCGAACGGTTGCGGCGCACCGACGGTGACGTCACACAGGCCAAGCGATTCGTCGGTTTAGCGATCGACGGGTATCCGCTGCCCTCGGCCCCGTCGCTGTTGGCTGACGAAGTCGACGGCACCACCCGACCAGAATCGCCAACCGACAGTTCGTCGATCGACTCGGAGCGAACCGTTGCAACCATGGTCGACGTGGCAGCCGCGAGAGGTTTGATACATGAGTACTTGAACGCCGACCCAAAGCGGTCGACCAACTTCCGTATCTTCGAAGGCTTGGGCGGAGGCATCGCGGCATTCGACTTTGACCGAGATGGCCAAGTCGACTTCTATTGTTGCCAAGGCGGGTGCGAACCACCGGACGGCAAGTCCAACGCGTCGGATCAGTTCTTCCGAAACGTCGACGGCAAGTTTCGCGACACAACCGAGGCGGCGTCCCTTGTCGATCGCAACTACACCCAATGCGTGACGACCGGCGACATCAACCAAGACGGGTTCGACGACGTGATCGTTGGAAACCTGGGTCTGAATCGAATGCTTATCAACCAAGGCGACGGGACGTTTCACGACGTCAGCGAAACGGTCGGCTGGACGAACCCAAGTTCAAATCATTACACGATGGGACTGGCCGTCGCCGACGTCACCGGTGATGCGATACCCGACGTGGTCGAAGTCAACTACGTCAACTCGCCATCGATGTATCAACCGTCGCCGATTGGCCCCGATGGAGGATTGATCAAGATTCCAGGGCCACTGAATTTTCCTGCCGAAGTGGACCGCGTTTGGATTCAAGAGGGCCGAGGAACATTCCAATCGCGGGAACTGGGCGAGGAATCACAGCGATCGGGGAACGGCGATGCGGCGCAGTTCGGTGATGCCGCCAACCCAGGACTTGGGCTGATCGTCAGCAACTTTGACAACGACGCGGCGAACGAAATCTTTGTCGCCAACGACGCGCGACCGAATCAGCTTTGGAAGCAACGCGGAAACGCATCCCAAGTCCGGTTCGACGATGTCGCCGTCGCCCGTGGGTGTGCGGTCAGTTCGCGTGGCGAGGCGTGTGCCTGCATGGGCGTGGGATGGGCCGACTTCGATCGCAACGGGTCGCCCGACATGATGGTCACGAACTGGTTTGACGAGTGGTTGAATTACTACCAGGGCGACTCGCAAGGCAACTTTCACGATACCGCACCGCGTTTCGGCTTAGATCGACTGAGCGAGAACTTGCTGGGGTTCGGATGCCAAGCAATCGATTTTGACAACGACGCCGCCGTCGATGTCTTCGTCGCCAACGGCCATATCGACCAAGTCGCCGGCGCCGAGACGGCGATGGCGATGCCGGCCCAGTTGATCGAAAACCTCGGCGACCGATTCTTGTTGGCCGAACAGTCGGACGAAACCTATTGGCGAGAAAACCACCTTGGTCGGGCGGCGATTGCGACTGACTTCAATCGCGACGGGCGATTGGATATCGCCGTTGTTGATTTGTTGGCTCCAGTCGCCCTGTTGGAAAATCAAACAAAGACCGACAACCACTGGATCCAAATCGTCCTGGTCGGCGTCGCCAGCGAGCGTGGCGCGATCGGTGCGCGCGTCGAGGTTTCCCATCAAGGGAATCGACAAGTGGCCGTTACGGCAACGGGCGATGGTTACCAGTCCCGCAACGATGCCGTCATTGTGTTCGGCCTTGGTGCCAACGGCGACGCCGTTGATGTGCAGGTGAAATGGCCGTCGGGCAAGATCAGCACCCTACCGAGTTTGCGATCCGACACACGGTTTCTCGTCGTCGAAGATCAATCCGAAGCCTGGGTAGATCGTTTGGATTGA
- the ndk gene encoding nucleoside-diphosphate kinase — translation MQRTLVLLKPDCVQRGLMGKIISRFEEKGLSVVAMKMLQVTPEMSREHYAEHVAKPFYPSLEEFITSAPVVAMAIDGLDVISVVREMLGATNGLKAASGTIRGDFSSSRQMNLVHASDSPESAARELKIYFGEGTCSYEQVAKGFLRANDE, via the coding sequence ATGCAACGTACTTTGGTGCTGCTAAAGCCAGACTGTGTACAACGAGGACTGATGGGCAAAATCATTTCTCGTTTTGAAGAAAAGGGCCTCAGCGTCGTCGCTATGAAGATGCTGCAAGTGACGCCGGAGATGTCGCGAGAGCACTACGCCGAGCACGTCGCCAAGCCGTTTTACCCCAGCTTGGAAGAATTCATCACGTCGGCCCCGGTCGTGGCGATGGCGATCGACGGTTTGGATGTCATCTCGGTCGTTCGCGAAATGCTGGGCGCGACCAACGGGTTGAAAGCCGCATCCGGCACCATCCGTGGCGATTTCAGCAGCAGTCGCCAAATGAATTTGGTCCACGCAAGCGACAGCCCCGAATCGGCGGCCCGCGAGCTGAAGATCTACTTCGGCGAAGGCACGTGCAGCTACGAGCAAGTCGCCAAGGGCTTCTTGCGAGCAAACGACGAGTAG